The sequence atgcattctgggaacaatatatatgtaaaataggtagatttaacacgtccagaacatagacgggcaaagtgttgccgcgttacatttgtattcatgttatttttttggatcagtatgattacagttgagctctgtaatttagggctagcCCACAAATAGccaaaatctgcgtataattgatggcaaaaattatataccattattttacctatccggcccacttggtaatatatttttctccatctggcccctgagctaatatgagtttgacacccctgctctaggggaagtcaacccaaacattttctgtGCAATAATATATTCTGTGCGCCAACACAGTGTTctaaaaaatattgtgtttgtagaatATTCAAAATCCACCCATCATTATCAATCTtaagggacggccattttgtcacttgctgtcaactgaaagtgacatcacagttactcaagggctcaggtaatgaccaatcacggctcagcatcagaaaacaggcgagccgtgattggttgtttttcttaaaacagataagctgtgattgattgttacctgagcccttgagcaactgtggtgtcattgacagatgacagcaagtgacaagatggccaccccctgagatggatgaagatggaaggattttgctgcttaactcatattccacaaacgcaatattaatcagaatacggTTTTTACAATAGTGGGGGCACATACCgcatattgtaaagaattttttttgggttgacttccgctttaattagaagtacagatacttgtgtaaaaaaacactGGTAAAAGTAGCAGTACAGTGGTGTCTTGAGATAACAGTTCAATACTGACTTGTGGTTAGGGCTGGGggaaaaagtcgaccaagtcaaATAAATTGACTGAAAATGTCTGCCTCGAAGTTGCGCCGGAACTGTGAACTGCTGTCCATTTTTCTATACGGATTTTTTTGCAGACACATACACGCAGACAGGCAGTTATTGAGTTCATTGTAACCAAGAGGTTTGTACTCATAGACTATTGTTGAAGCATCGTCACTAAGTAACTTCTAAAACACTTCTGCATAATATAGATATAATGACGTATGTGTGAAATAAATggtagttagtttgtttacctTTTAATGGCAGTCGCTCGCACGTCAGTGCTAATCGtgattgctaaccgtttagTATAGGctagttttgtttgtgtttaataATGCTCATACACAATACTACAATAGATAAGAACTACTGTAATTAGCAGTTACCAGCATATCCACTTAATTCAACTCATGTTGATATAATGATGTGTGAACAAAATGGTGGTCagtgtttgtttacaaaatggTAATTGGTAGTACTAATGCTAATTGTGATTGCTAACAATTTAACATAGGcccattttgttggtgtttgaaTAATGTATATGTACAGAAGATAAATAACGAGTAGTTATTTCCACTCATTTTAACTCACGTTAAGCCTTAgtggattaaaataataattagaagGCGAAGAATAAAATTATGGTGTTGGGAGTGGGATGGAATAATCGATAGgataatcgattttttttgtgtgcaaatttACTATTTATTGAAAAGCAGATTCACTTATCTCACATTCAATTAGAAAATACACAGTAtaatcaaatcaattttaaaaatatttcatagTGTCATAGTCAGCCCTAATTGTAGTGCTTTGTGTATATTTTTAGGTAGGACTCAAGGCTTGGGAACAAATGTCCGATTTCATTAATTCCGAACAGTCGACATCAAAACTTGCCTCCGTGCACGATGTCATTTGTTTATCTTCTCTAATTCTCCGCAGGTGTGACTCAGCTTCGCATCCACCAGCGCTCCCACACGCCCCTCTCGTTCCAGTGCGACAAGTGCGACAAGATGTACGCAACGCTCACCGGCCTTCAGGCCCACCAAGTGACTCACAACGCAGACAGTCGCCTCCTGTGTCCTCAGTGCGGCAAATGCTTCAAGACCCGCGACGGTCTGGAGGGTCACCTGAGGACGCACAGCGGCGAGCGGCCGTATCGCTGCACCTTCTGTTCCAAAGATTTCACTGCGCTCGCCGGGCTCAATGTGCACGTGCGCCAGCATACCGGGGAGCGGCCGTATGTGTGCACCGTTTGCGGCAAGGGCTGGCCGTCCGGTGGCGACCTGCAGAAACACATGAGGGTTCACACAGGTGAGCGGCCGTACGTCTGCGAGGAATGTGGGaagtctttctctctctccggCCACCTGAATGAACATCGCCGCATCCACACAGGTACGTTCAACTGCTCTGCACTCTTAAGATTAGATGTTTCGTGTCTCAGATTGAAATATGGCTGATTGGTGTTTATGAAATGCTTGTCATCCAGGCGAGAAGCCCTTCTCCTGTCCTGAATGTGGAAAATGCTTACGGAGGAAGTTCGACCTGACGAAACACTTGATGTGTCACAGCAACACTCGTCCGTATGCCTGCGTCTACTGTCCCAAGAGTTACACTCGCAGGACTCACCTTACCAGACACCTGTTGACACACGGGCCAGCAGACGGCAAAGCGATGACACCTGAGGaagtttgacacttttttttaaaatttattttattattattttatttacttcagCATCTTTGAATGAtgtgcagccttttttttttttttttggaatgactTAAAAGTGTATCAAGTGTCTGACACAAAAGAAAACACAGAATGcctaaaagcaacatttttggCAGCACTATGTCATAGCTATTTATGGAAGAAGTTCTGAAGTAATTGTGGTTTTATtaagaaaaacatttgaaaaatgtcTCGCTCACCTCTTAAATTCAGCACTAATgagctttcttttttattttaattttatgtattttattttttgtcattaatttaTCGGTCCAAGAAAATTTGCTCCgcatttaaaatcaacaggaaactGTTGATTACTTTTTTCCATGGccgtatattttattttattcttttttttaaagtttagttttcataattatttaatcagtttgtaaaataaaaagcaactaGTTTGTAAAATCTGTCATTTACGTAGAGATCTTTTCAACCCAAAACATCTTTGCCAATCGGCTTCCATGTTAAAAATGGGGTCTCTCGTCAATCACTTCACATAACGTGTTGTGGAACTTTCAGCATGTCATCCATTGGAATTTAAAGTCAAAGTTGTTTCTGTCTGTATCTCATTTAAAGGCACAATAATTCATTTTATACATTGGCATGAAATAGCCATTTAGAAGCAACAACTAGGACTGCCATCATGGGGCCTCCCACCTCACTCTCCATTATTTCAGCCCCCCCCATCCTCCCCATAAAACACACTGCCAAATATCACCCATCTTGATGATCCAAAATAGCATGTTCATTCGGAAATAAAACTATTAGAAAAATATCTTTCATGTATTTTGTTTCACTTTGTGACATTGTTGAGGGATagccaaaacatacatttatgcTTGAAAGCAAGCCTTAGTTTGGAATATCCTGCATCTAGAGGTTATTGGGATACAAGCCACACTAGCAGCTTTACTTATTTGATCTCAATAAGGCTCACACTTGAAACTAATGATCAAACCTGTCTGAGATTGATATCAAGGATCTAAAATGACGAGAGCAGCAACATATCAAAACATTTCAGCAGAAAACAAACTTTATTTAGCAAATTATAATTTGTAGTACAAACTACATCATGATGACATTTGTTTAGCTGAGTCATGTATACACTGTGATGAATGGTGGATAGGGTTGACATCGGCAAATCGGAAACAGGACTTTTTTTTACCGTAGGATTGCTGTTGGTAATTTCATTGAAATTGTTGTAAATATAGATGAATGTTGGAGCAGAGATTGTCACCACATGTCCTAGCAATCAAATTTCTGAACAGGACCAAATTAGCTTCACACAATCTATTCGTCATCATCGGAGCTTTCAATGACTTTCCTCATCCACCTGCTCATCCTGTAAACATGCGTGAAGAATCCGTACTTCCCATCACGGTCGCAGCCTTCACCCCACGACACGATGCCAATCTGGTACCAGCGGTTTTCTGCCGGATGCTGCAACAACAATGAGACTTTCAAATTAATCTCTGTGAAATAATAGAGTTGATAGATGACATGTTCCTCCTTTCACCTTCATCACAAAGGGTCCACCGCTGTCTCCCTCGCAGGCGTCACCTCGCTCTGAGTCTTCAGGCTTATATCCTAAAAAGGGATCAGCGTAATTtaagcgtgaaaaaaaaaaaaagctggagtAGAACAAACAAATAGTACCGGCGCAGAACATGTTGTCAGTGATCCTGATGGAAGTGGAGCTTCTGCAGGTGTTTTGATCTGCGATGGGCAAATGGATTTGCTGAAGAACAGACGGTAAAGCTCTCGCAGACGGGCTCCAGGCTTCCTTTAAATTCCCCCAGCCGGTCACTCGACCTTTGAATCCTGCGTTCATCAGCCTGTTGGCAATCGAAAATGTCAGTCCACAGTAGTGGTCCCCAACCACTTTGGACCAGGCTGcacggattaaaaaaataaaataaaaaatagaaaacttaTGTACTTCCGGTTAACTGATTGGCTGACGcttaaaaatactttattttgaaaagtgaccggaTTCTCTCTGTTAAGATGACGGATTCTTGACAATTCAAGATGCTAATTGTCTCAGTCACGTAGCACTGATGCTAAAGCGACAAGTTAGCAAAATTAGTAAGAAACAGACATAGGCTACAGTATTTGGCATGTCAAGGTGCTAATTATCTCAGTCATGTAGCCCTGATGCTAAAGTAACAAGTTagcaaaatgagttaaaaacagacgtacagtatttggaccaaaaaaaaaaagtcttatagCAGCACCACCGCCTCATTGTCTTCTACCATGGGAAGGAAAACGGCCTGACAAACTACAGTATTCAAGTGTCAAACTTTGGCTCACATTTTGGCCACCCTCTTGTTGGGGAGGCAAATGGGATGGATCTGGTCGGTGAAAATAATCGGCCGCCTCATGTGCAGTAGGGCGATGTCTCTGTTCAGATTCACCCTCCAGTCGTACTTCGGGTGGACGATGATTTTGTCGATGGCCACGATTTTCTCAATGTGGCGTTCAAACCTGGGGAAGAAAAGATCTGTGACGTGTCGCCCGCAAATGGTTGCCTGTGGTGCATGCAAGGGAAGGTTTTGTCTTACGTGGCCCTGTTGTGTTTTCCAAGGCGCACCAAGATGTCATTGGTGGTGAAGTTCTTGTTCCAAGGTGGGTATAGGACGCAGTGAGCGGCCGTGAGGATCCACTGGTCGCTGATGAGGCTGGCGCCGCACAGTAGCTCCTGAGGGCTTCGTTTGTACAGCATCACCTGCCTGAAGGACAGATCCAATTGACTTTACCTCAGGACCAGGGTGTATTTACGGGCACAAGTAAACCCAATTATGGGGATTTGAaggtttttgaagattttttatcAACTAAAAAGCGTGAATTTGAGAAGATTCTCCTTTCTACCGAGCCAGATAGTCCTTAAAATCCTTTGTGGGGATTATTGTCATACCCAAATGTACAAGTCATACTCTGACCGAGAtgtgacttaactcattcaatgccattgacggttatagacgtcaaaaatccatttttctAAAGAACGGTCACGAAGTCCAGCTTATGTGCTTCCAGCCACTGACCATACCAAGCCTTGTTTGGTAATGTATGCAACAGGATGTGATAGTCAAGTTTCTACGGTAATTCAAGTGTTCTTACCATGGCGCAGAGGACACCTCGGCGTCTGTGCCCCCAACAATGCGCTGTTGTTGGTATGATTCCAGCAGCTGCTTCTCATTGGCATCCTCCTTGTGCTGCTTTTCGAATAGGGGCCGCTCTCCACACACTGCAACACAGCCATTGTCCCGCCAGATATGAACTAACCTCATATTGCAGCCGGCCTATAAGAGGAGGAAGGTCTTACCAATCTCCCCTTGCCCAAATGTCCGAGggttaaaaaatgccttcctagcAGGTCCTTGGACAGAGCGCTCACGGCCGTCAGACTCCGGCGGCGACTCATAGTTAATCAGCTCTTCTTCTGCATGTGGAAAGACACGCCTGTCACAGCGCCCGTTGGCGTGTTGGTACTGATTGAAGTGGCATCACCGGCGTCATATTTACCACACAGCTGGAGGTCGCAGTAATCCATTGTCACATTCCCGGATATCCGAACATAGCACCATGGGCCCTCTGGGTCGCTGTCTGGGTTACGACACTTGTTGCCCTCCAGACTGACttcaggtaagaagtccttgccCTGGCTCAGCTTCTTGACTTCCGGCAGGGACCATTGCAAGCAGGTGTGGCCCCGTAGGGTGACGGCCAGGTCGCCAGTGTAGTCTATGCCATTTTCCAGAAAACAGTCACTCGACTTTTTTGGTGCAGGGGCCTCAGTGGGGGGAACAAAGGTTTGACCTTGAAGAAAGAAACGATACATGATACAGCATCTGTAACGCTTTGGAACTCTcaagcagaggtgtccaaataTTTCTTGCTGCACAAAGTCATCTTGAGTTAGTTCTTAACAAGACTTGCCACATATTGGAACCCTGCAGGCCTCCTTCTGCACCAGTGGGTCCTGGGTGAAACACCAGGGTCCTTCATCTCGTCCGTCTGGGTTCCGACAGTAGTTCTCCTTTAGGATGCTGCCCGGTTCTGAAGCATTGAATTCCCTGCGGAGAGACGTAGTTTCTTAAATACATGCCACCATTTGTGTTTGCGTGCCTCCCTGATACCTTATTATGGGATGCGGGAAGCCCTGACTCCATCTTTGACAGCGTCTACCAGATTTAGTGATGTGGACGTTTCCTTCATAGTTGAGTCCTTTGCCGGAAACACATCGACCTaagcacaaaaaaacagacacactgAAGTAAGTATGTTTAGATCACATTAACCATGCTTCCTTAATTTTCAGCTTACCTGATATACAATCTTTGACCAAGTCGATGTTGGACTGTGTTCGTACCAGTGTTGCTCCCTTGCAGTCTGTAGAGGGACACATTTGCagagtttgtgtgtttgtgagagTTCAGCTGTTTTGGACTTTGTTCGTGTTTGATTAAACTTATCGACGAGTCAAAGAACTTGAATTGAATGTAACTTGTTCCTGTTCTTCATGGTGTTTTTGAGAACGTAGGACAACCCAGCTAAAGTAGATGCTAAATGCTACAGTGTACTACTACTCACCCAGATATTTCTTCCAAAAGTCTTCCTGAAAAAAGAATCCCAAATTGTAGTTACATTCGGAGTAGCGCTCATAGTCACCAAGTCAAAATGAGTGTACTCGTACCGTTTTGTCTGGCTGTTCGAACACTTCTCTGGCCTCTTCATGGTCACAGATTTCCTCCACACATTCTCTTTCCAAGTTCCCTGAGTACAACAATGAAACACGGACCCACGTCGActgggtttgttttgttttgttttttttatcttagggAGCAGGTTGTTTACCTGGTTTCACCTCCTCGAACAGCTGGTTGGCTCGTCGCATTCGGATTAGAACCTCTGAAGCTTGTTCGCTGTCAAGAAAAACTACACAAACAAATTTCAATGAGGAGTGCTACTTTGCTCACTTGGTCTTGAGTCAGGGTTCATGAAATCAATTTCTGGCGTACGTGATGTTCTCAAAGCATTCTGACATTTTCACTTCACTACTGGTCCCAAAGAATGTACAAGGATCAAATACCATGTTCTGTCAGACAGCCTTGCAGCAGGAACAGAAGTAGAACAGCCGCTGGGCCCACCATGATCTATACGTCCACGCAGAATGTCCAAAACAAATCCAGTAGAATTCTGGTAAGTCTCTTTGTAGACTCCGCGTCATCTGGTGGGCGGGAGTATTGACTACAAGGTCAAAGTGTAATTTCGTTTGATgaggcacacttttttttactcttacaTTTAGCTTATCCTGCTCCTTACACCAGGTGTAATATTATTATTCATGTGTTATTTAAATGCCTGCTTGTGTTCTGCTTAGCTGGATAAGTTGTCTGGATCTGGAAACATTAATCTGAATGTGATTTGATTCTCTGGATATGCTGTATAGTGGGATTTGTAGATGTGCATTCAGACGATCAAGAAATGTATATGCTAAGCTGACAGACATTTTACTTAATGATCTTCAACCTGCTGCCCACATTCTGATATCACAGTGACCATTTTGCACTTATGCGAGTTCTTTAAATGTGCCAGCAGTATGCAAGCTCAGCTTTGGAAGCATTTCTTCTGTTCCCATCTTCCATTTCCTAGGAAGTTGCCGGGTACATAATCTAGAAAATTTATAAAGATTGGTGATAATAAGAGATAAAGTTGTGGGTCTGTAGTCTCTCTTGAACCTTCAAAACGTTATCTGGAGTGTCCCATCAGCACACGTAAGAGCAAATATTGACGGAAAGAGGCGATTATACTGAGAGCAAAAGGCTGGACTTCACTGCATTGACGTGGTTTATGTGAGCGctcaaaaccacaaaataagtaCATCTCCCAGCATGAACATTTGGCCTATGGCTCCAAGACCCAAGATGATAGAGGAACCTCTTAAGTGACTCAGGATTTACTATATATCCAGAAGCATTGTGAAATAATTACCCTCGTAGCCAGGAGATTGTGGTTCTAATATTCCTCTTGCAACCCCAATAATATGGTTCTTGGGTTAGTTGAAGACTTCACTTTAATGTCCTTATAGATGTGAATGGTTATGTTGACCTGTAGGAAATCCAGGGGTACTCTGTCAGTTATCATGAGCCAAtttagcctcttttttttttcttttttttggttgtattTTGTTACTGAGTTCAGCAAATTAGGTAGCGGGCACCTGTTTTGATAGCATAAAAGTCAAgcttgtagtgattagaacataattcacccacggaaccttgggatgaaggaggagttggatgggatgaaaggatgaaaggataaaagaacaaaatgttggtaggtctgtgagcctcgcgcagagtcagtggttgttgctgttaaacgctgagaagctgatgtcaataaatcgccggtctttggctccggacttcaacactctgcctccgactcccgtcactactcgctacattggtgaccccgacatccacctcgttgacgtttccgaggttgagaatttgatcgaattgagcaaCATGGCGAACTCCactggtctcaagttaccggagttttgggagtcggccgcggcgacgtggtttgtacaagctgaagctcagtttgccatccggggaattacggacgattccacgcgctactaccacgtcgtgtccgccctcgggagctccacggcggccagagccgtgagttttatcacctctcccccggcacgggataggtacgcggggctcaaagcgtacctccttaacacctttcggactgttcgagtttcggactgttcgagtttctcaggatgccattcggccttaaaaacgcggcccagtcttttcagcgtctcatggactctattctccgggacatgccgttcctcttcgtctacttggatgacatcctagtggccagctcctccatcggagaacacctttcacacctgcggcagcttttctccaagctcagccaggctggattgattattaaccgagctaaatgtgtctttggtgtgccctccaaccaattcctcggccacctcatcaacgaggacggcgccaccccgctcccggcaaaagtggaagctgttgccgcttttcctcgaccccagaCGGCCCAGAGTCTCCGgtagttcctcgggatggtgactttttaccacaggttcatccgccacgctgcccatgtgatgcacccgctttacgacgcacttaagggtgtggctcctaaccgtgcggtcgactggaccgatgtgagagtcaaggcttttgaagagacgaaagctgcgctgtcccgagcggccttgttggcccacccgcGCTTGGATGCACCGatcgccctcactactgacgcatccgattttgccgtcggggctgttttggagcagcgcgtcgaaggtgcgtggcagccgctcgcctttttcagccgccggttagtccctcgggagcgcaagtacagcacgttcgacagggagctccttgctgtctggctggcgatccgccacttccgcttcatcctggagggccgtgagttcacggtcttcgtcgatcacaagcccctcaccttctccatgtcgaagttgtccgagccgtggtccgcgcgacAACAGCGCCAGCTATCGTTCATATCcgaatacaccacggacatccgacatatcgctggcaaggacaacgtggtcgcagattgtctgtccagggcaacaccgtcaacacggtacagctgggcctcgacttttcccggatggcggccgaccaggcttccgaccgtgacaccaagtcgcttcggggctccgacaccgggttgcaagttcaaccggctcatgttgacctggccggacccttggacgtgccccgcgccccccgccgcggACGCCCCCCTGGGCggcgccttgtggaccgtgtggggtcccttccagttgttcctgcaagTTGGcgcgcgggactgttctggtgtttctgcgcattaaaacttcagaggacaatatgccaacgcgctcccacaaacgatttgcatgaatttctgtatttttagatgATTTAAGTCTTCGCGTCTCATTCCGTTGTGTTCATTTTGCTGACTGCTGCGTTCAGGTGTAGGCTATTATGTGCACAGGGTCGTCAtacgaaaacatttttatatatcaaaacaaactgttgtcaatAAATCAAACGAAAACCATATGCAGGCGCGGATGACAGTTTCCTCACCAAACTGAGGCTGAATGCACATTATAATGACTTGCACACGAACTGCCCACTAGGTGACACAATTGTCATTTCTAATTAGTGTAAAAGGCAACATTCtaatcaaacaacaaaatattggctccagcgatacccattatgtatgatagttgtctacatgacagaaaattgtctagatttaattgagcagattttgcaggctgtgatagaatttgccagttggaacaccattgcttaattttgaaagaaacatttgagaagactcgaaaaaaatgagctttattgttgaattcaaaatgaaaaccgaTGCAGGACGATGAAACACATTTTATGTACAAACTACAATACACGTTGCCAGTTtgctaaaagtacaaaaacatcaaGTGACAAAAACTACACAACCTACGTCTCAAAAGATTCCAAACTACGATGGCTGGAGCAAGTCAGcaatttaagttgcatttttttttacacttaaaaacgttattctgcacattcagcatgtgtccaccgcagacagaattcacattgcaccttaaaataagaagaaaaaacacacatgagTGAAGCCCCAAAATGGTTTTTGAATAAGTGTAGTACAAGCATGTAACTGCCActgtgccataataataacgcaCAGTGATCCACGACGCTAACTGCAGAACAAAACTTACTCtctgaataaaatactttcactatataaaataattacaaaacgaaGTAAAATGCAGTTCTAAATAATCAGTTATTGCATACTTTTACTTACTTGTCAGTCGAGGTATGCTGCTCCGACGAGTTCGACAGCGTGATGATGTAATTGCCTACTGCGCATGCGTAGCGCGTGCGCAGATGTGTGAGGTATGCTACTTCGACGGGTATGCTGGTTTGTCAGAAcaccggacttcaacactctgcctccgactcccgtcactactcgctacaagCTAACACTTTGCTAACGCTTGGTTTAAAAAACATCATGCAggtcaatattttttctttttctatttttcagaatattttttaatgacagaaaaaaacacgttaaaaaaaaagattccaaaaagaccacacaaaaaaaaaaatcaatagcaggggaaaaaaaaataataatatttttttaaaatgttacccCCCCTTCTTGTGCTGACAACTGTTATCTTGGAACCGAAGGGAAATTGATGCTCTCTAACAAGCGGATTATCTTTTCTAATGGATGGTGAACCCTGCTTTCACCACCTGCCATCATAAGCTCCAGACGGCAGACACGTCTGTcgccttgtttgtttttgtaggtGTTTCCATCGTCCAGATGGGGGCGACATCATACTTTTAAATTCGTTTGAAAACAGTTGTTTCTGACAGTAGAGGAGAAGAAGTCAAAGCTTGTCAACAATGGCGACAGAGTTTCGGATGGAGTTGCTCCCTTCGGACCCGTTGCTGCACATATTGTCCTTCCTTGACTTTAGAGACTTGATCCAGTAAGTATGTGATACCGAACCGTTCTTAGTGCTCCCGCACATACGACTCGTCTGTGACGTTTGTTGCCGAAAACAAGTAAAGTGGCTGCATGGCGCTAAGACGGCTAACAACAACAGTTAGCATTTTGCTAGCCAAGTAATTGAAACAACAACGACAATAGTTGGAACAGTAGACACGGAACAGACGACAAAGTGCTAAATGTTGTAAAGTTAGTTAAAAATAAAGGGCgaacattgagtttgattactTTAGCCACCTACATTATAGCTACCTATCAAGAGCTTACGAAAGTATACACTATTTGTGTTGAAATAGATGCTTATATAAACGTTTCACCTGGAGTAAGAAAGTGCTGACCAAAATCAGATTTTAGGAGAAGTGGTATACAAAATCGAGTGCATTTTTTGGAGTTGACAACAATGATGGGGAATGCCTTTCTTTTCCCA is a genomic window of Festucalex cinctus isolate MCC-2025b chromosome 2, RoL_Fcin_1.0, whole genome shotgun sequence containing:
- the f2 gene encoding prothrombin, which gives rise to MVGPAAVLLLFLLQGCLTEHVFLDSEQASEVLIRMRRANQLFEEVKPGNLERECVEEICDHEEAREVFEQPDKTEDFWKKYLDCKGATLVRTQSNIDLVKDCISGRCVSGKGLNYEGNVHITKSGRRCQRWSQGFPHPIIREFNASEPGSILKENYCRNPDGRDEGPWCFTQDPLVQKEACRVPICGQTFVPPTEAPAPKKSSDCFLENGIDYTGDLAVTLRGHTCLQWSLPEVKKLSQGKDFLPEVSLEGNKCRNPDSDPEGPWCYVRISGNVTMDYCDLQLCEEELINYESPPESDGRERSVQGPARKAFFNPRTFGQGEIVCGERPLFEKQHKEDANEKQLLESYQQQRIVGGTDAEVSSAPWQVMLYKRSPQELLCGASLISDQWILTAAHCVLYPPWNKNFTTNDILVRLGKHNRATFERHIEKIVAIDKIIVHPKYDWRVNLNRDIALLHMRRPIIFTDQIHPICLPNKRVAKMLMNAGFKGRVTGWGNLKEAWSPSARALPSVLQQIHLPIADQNTCRSSTSIRITDNMFCAGYKPEDSERGDACEGDSGGPFVMKHPAENRWYQIGIVSWGEGCDRDGKYGFFTHVYRMSRWMRKVIESSDDDE